One Helicoverpa armigera isolate CAAS_96S chromosome 1, ASM3070526v1, whole genome shotgun sequence genomic window carries:
- the LOC110383092 gene encoding protein Jumonji isoform X3, producing MARHHKDKARSRRVQAQRKFAQGAYMPPAAVAVVTTDTRQNTVQDPNVTINHVSATSLLDTVAMEVLLERLRGRKPSSDAPPSPAPPSPAPPICAPPPPASPALPVLPRTKLNIMVKIKHTMSLRTRRKPTNKYRDSEKFVVPHNSGKRRTTKRRLTNPTSKSSHSKKSRGEPSEFSLEDNQPLTIYFGKCNSKAKAEAPVQGAAQQPAQDQMLQAAQEPVQAPMLEAAQEPPPNPMDESMQPVQEPEQDLMQEALQQPVHELVQQPVEEPVQQLAPEPVQQLAPEPVQQPAQEPVQQPAQAPVWALDDINRQNRSDNVLEGAVPVQSEGGVPVPCIAQKWRSVQGVINATKEELDSRCKQCAPCVRIDKLMKLSELLHTQLDLPNGSHTNANDDKNDEAMVSPDADQGHLYLDLLPKHPNVVMKINTHIVHGKELMSACLIPRNESKTNKQEFVLEEQEHLLDQLIETLSLNNKTDNRVTRRASVSSIVSITDDSDDAESLSRETEDQLTVQRKKKRQQRPAKKRNNNLRARVQQQKLKDLLRIEAKGTSLARGKTRVQEQVDESDSDSDDDEATLEQLTPQVPESVTPQEEGLEVGTSSDANATGTGASPQTPEGGGIVDAPIFRPTKEEFNDPIEYFEKIWPEAAKFGICKVVPPEGWNPTCRITDDLRFDVSNQYIPRLLNRWGPAARELSAIKLCLYQQRIKLVRPAVLDGVEVNLPKLYHTIQKHGGLENVMNKKRWTKVSDEMRLPKHPILDKKLDNMYVKYLLPYDTLTSQERQEILGKVERGWNKKNQKLLERAMNPLHRQKRMLGLSDSSDDDSEDEETALAISEAEDCIMKGAVMNPPRFKRVARHMYENILGPGAEANGPPSLEEIEEKYWRYVTQGTEHLCVYTAAIDTGEQGHGFTKNKNEPFGKHPWNLKMISQNPRNILRYLGPVLGVTVPTLHLSMLFSTSCWHKDPHTLPWQEYQHSGPTRIWYGIANEQTDRFRMAVETVCPTYAQNKGLWLSTDITMIPPNVLREQNVCLSRVTQAAGEFIVAFPRAYTCCISTGYTESESVYFAPVSWLANIHEAFQEARESCEPTMFSMEQLLYQIGKDPRTERDVLAILQPIYDKMLRDEVTNRQMLQERGIAFVNQNSTSSKRKRSGLAFNSREHDECDYCRATLFLSKVKGLTGRNESLCLEHALKLMDVGRYSLRDISQSEVHVLVTVKELNTVGDDIKRRLQNIKRL from the exons ATGGCGCGCCATCATAAAGATAA GGCACGTTCGCGTCGGGTACAGGCGCAGCGAAAATTTGCGCAGGGGGCTTATATGCCACCTGCTGCGGTCGCCGTTGTCACAACCGACACTCGGCAAAATACAGTCCAGGATCCCAACGTGACCATAAACCACGTATCCGCGACAAGCTTGCTAGACACCGTAGCTATGGAAG TGCTGCTGGAGAGGCTTCGTGGTAGGAAACCGAGCAGCGACGCGCCGCCGAGCCCCGCGCCCCCGAGCCCCGCGCCCCCTATTTGTGCACCGCCCCCTCCTGCTTCTCCTGCTCTCCCAGTGTTACCGCGCaccaaattaaatataatggtcaaaataaaacacacgaTGTCACTGCGCACACGACGTAAACCGACGAACAAGTATAGAGACTCCGAAAAGTTTGTCGTACCTCACAACTCTGGGAAAAGACGTACAACGAAACGGAGATTGACGAATCCAACCAGTAAGAGTTCGCAttcaaaaaaaagtcgtggGGAGCCTTCAGAATTTTCCTTGGAAGACAATCAGCCGTTAACAATATATTTTGGCAAGTGCAATAGCAAGGCAAAGGCAGAGGCGCCGGTGCAGGGAGCGGCGCAGCAGCCGGCTCAGGATCAGATGCTGCAGGCTGCTCAGGAGCCGGTGCAGGCGCCGATGCTGGAGGCTGCTCAGGAGCCCCCACCGAACCCGATGGACGAGTCGATGCAGCCGGTGCAGGAGCCGGAGCAGGATCTGATGCAGGAGGCGCTGCAGCAGCCGGTTCATGAGCTGGTGCAGCAGCCGGTTGAGGAGCCGGTGCAGCAACTGGCTCCGGAACCGGTGCAGCAACTGGCTCCGGAACCGGTGCAGCAGCCAGCTCAGGAACCGGTGCAGCAGCCAGCACAGGCTCCGGTGTGGGCACTCGATGATATAAATCGCCAGAACAGAAGTGATAACGTCCTGGAAGGAGCTGTCCCGGTTCAGTCGGAGGGAGGAGTGCCGGTGCCGTGTATTGCGCAGAAGTGGAGATCTGTGCAGGGCGTCATCAATGCCACTAAGGAAGAGCTGGACTCTCGCTGCAAACAATGCGCACCCTGTGTACGCATTGACAAATTGATGAAATTGTCGGAACTGCTCCATACTCAGCTTGACTTGCCGAACGGCAGTCATACTAATGCTAACGACGACAAAAATGACGAGGCCATGGTATCACCGGACGCAGACCAAGGCCATCTCTATCTGGACCTGCTCCCGAAACACCCCAATGTCGTGATGAAGATCAACACTCACATTGTACATGGGAAAGAACTAATGTCTGCATGTTTGATACCCAGAAATGAATCTAAGACGAACAAGCAAGAGTTTGTGCTGGAAGAACAAGAACATCTCCTTGATCAATTAATCGAGACTCTAAGTCTCAACAACAAAACCGATAACCGAGTAACCCGCAGAGCGAGCGTTTCTTCTATCGTTAGCATAACCGACGACAGTGATGACGCCGAATCTCTAAGCAGAGAGACCGAAGACCAACTGACAGTGCAGAGGAAGAAGAAGCGTCAACAGAGGCCGGCTAAGAAACGCAATAACAATTTGCGTGCGCGCGTTCAACAACAGAAACTCAAAGATTTGTTGCGCATTGAGGCTAAAGGCACTTCTCTCGCAAGGGGAAAAACCCGCGTGCAGGAACAGGTTGACGAGTCCGACTCCGACTCCGACGACGACGAAGCTACGTTAGAACAGCTTACGCCTCAAGTGCCAGAAAGCGTCACGCCTCAAGAAGAGGGCTTGGAGGTGGGAACGAGCTCCGACGCCAACGCCACTGGAACCGGCGCCTCCCCACAGACTCCTGAAGGTGGCGGTATCGTGGACGCGCCCATATTCCGCCCTACCAAAGAGGAATTTAAT gaccctattgaatattttgaaaaaatttgGCCAGAAGCGGCTAAATTTGGTATTTGTAAAGTAGTCCCTCCTGAAGGGTGGAACCCTACGTGTCGAATCACTGATGACCTGAGATTTGATGTATCAAATCAATATATTCCGCGGTTATTAAATCGCTGGGGACCAGCTGCGAGGGAACTTAGTGCTATTAAGCTTTGCCTTTACCAACAGAGAATCAAATTGGTGCGTCCGGCTGTG CTGGATGGTGTGGAAGTGAATTTGCCCAAGCTGTACCACACTATTCAAAAACACGGTGGCCTTGAGAACGTCATGAATAAGAAACGATGGACTAAAGTCTCAGATGAAATGAGATTGCCCAAGCATCCAATCCTTGACAAGAAACTAGACAATATGTATGTGAAGTATCTCCTGCCTTACGACACTCTAACAAGTC AGGAACGACAAGAAATATTGGGCAAGGTTGAAAGGGGGTGGAATAAAAAGAATCAAAAGCTTTTGGAGCGCGCGATGAACCCACTGCATCGCCAGAAGCGTATGCTCGGCTTGTCTGACAGTTCCGACGATGATTCTGAGGACGAGGAAACAGCTCTAGCTATCAGCGAAGCTGAAGACTGCATCATGAAAGGAGCTGTCATGAACCCTCCCAGATTTAaaagg GTCGCTAGACacatgtatgaaaatattttgggtCCGGGCGCGGAAGCAAATGGGCCGCCGTCTTTAGAAGAAATAGAGGAAAAATACTGGCGTTACGTGACGCAGGGCACTGAGCACCTTTGTGTTTATACCGCGGCTATCGACACGGGTGAACAGGGACACGGCTTCACCAAGAACAAGAATGAGCCTTTTGGCAAACACCCCTGGaatttaaag ATGATAAGCCAAAACCCCAGGAACATTCTTCGCTATCTGGGCCCTGTACTGGGTGTCACTGTACCCACCTTGCACTTGAGCATGCTCTTTTCAACCAGCTGCTGGCACAAGGACCCTCACACTCTACCTTGGCAGGAGTACCAACACAGTGGACCCACTAGAATCTG GTACGGAATTGCAAACGAACAGACAGATCGGTTCAGGATGGCAGTAGAGACTGTGTGCCCAACCTATGCCCAGAACAAGGGTCTTTGGCTATCTACAGACATCACAATGATCCCTCCCAATGTGCTGCGCGAACAAAACGTATGTTTGTCGCGAGTCACTCAGGCAGCTGGAGAGTTTATAGTTGCCTTCCCGAGGGCGTACACTTGTTGCATCAGTACGGGGTATACTGAGTCTGAGAGCGTGTACTTCGCTCCTGTTAGCTGGCTGGCTAATATTCACGAGGCTTTCCAG GAAGCGCGCGAGAGTTGTGAACCAACGATGTTCTCTATGGAGCAGCTACTGTACCAGATCGGCAAGGACCCGCGCACCGAAAGGGATGTATTGGCCATACTACAACCCATTTATGACAAGATGCTCCGAGATGAAGTCACCAACAGGCAGATGCTGCAGGAACGAGGAATTGCATTCGTCAACCAG AACTCGACGAGCAGTAAGCGCAAGCGATCCGGCCTCGCCTTCAACTCACGCGAGCACGACGAGTGCGATTACTGCCGCGCCACACTCTTCCTCTCCAAG gtgaAGGGGCTGACAGGTAGGAATGAGTCGCTGTGCCTTGAGCACGCCTTAAAGTTGATGGACGTCGGCCGCTACAGCCTCAGAGACATCAGTCAGTCCGAAGTCCACGTGCTCGTCACTGTAAAAGAACTCAACACGGTCGGCGATGACATCAAACGCCGCCTCCAGAACATCAAAAGGCTGTAA
- the LOC110383092 gene encoding protein Jumonji isoform X2, protein MRPARSRRVQAQRKFAQGAYMPPAAVAVVTTDTRQNTVQDPNVTINHVSATSLLDTVAMEGLHTHLQPVVLLERLRGRKPSSDAPPSPAPPSPAPPICAPPPPASPALPVLPRTKLNIMVKIKHTMSLRTRRKPTNKYRDSEKFVVPHNSGKRRTTKRRLTNPTSKSSHSKKSRGEPSEFSLEDNQPLTIYFGKCNSKAKAEAPVQGAAQQPAQDQMLQAAQEPVQAPMLEAAQEPPPNPMDESMQPVQEPEQDLMQEALQQPVHELVQQPVEEPVQQLAPEPVQQLAPEPVQQPAQEPVQQPAQAPVWALDDINRQNRSDNVLEGAVPVQSEGGVPVPCIAQKWRSVQGVINATKEELDSRCKQCAPCVRIDKLMKLSELLHTQLDLPNGSHTNANDDKNDEAMVSPDADQGHLYLDLLPKHPNVVMKINTHIVHGKELMSACLIPRNESKTNKQEFVLEEQEHLLDQLIETLSLNNKTDNRVTRRASVSSIVSITDDSDDAESLSRETEDQLTVQRKKKRQQRPAKKRNNNLRARVQQQKLKDLLRIEAKGTSLARGKTRVQEQVDESDSDSDDDEATLEQLTPQVPESVTPQEEGLEVGTSSDANATGTGASPQTPEGGGIVDAPIFRPTKEEFNDPIEYFEKIWPEAAKFGICKVVPPEGWNPTCRITDDLRFDVSNQYIPRLLNRWGPAARELSAIKLCLYQQRIKLVRPAVLDGVEVNLPKLYHTIQKHGGLENVMNKKRWTKVSDEMRLPKHPILDKKLDNMYVKYLLPYDTLTSQERQEILGKVERGWNKKNQKLLERAMNPLHRQKRMLGLSDSSDDDSEDEETALAISEAEDCIMKGAVMNPPRFKRVARHMYENILGPGAEANGPPSLEEIEEKYWRYVTQGTEHLCVYTAAIDTGEQGHGFTKNKNEPFGKHPWNLKMISQNPRNILRYLGPVLGVTVPTLHLSMLFSTSCWHKDPHTLPWQEYQHSGPTRIWYGIANEQTDRFRMAVETVCPTYAQNKGLWLSTDITMIPPNVLREQNVCLSRVTQAAGEFIVAFPRAYTCCISTGYTESESVYFAPVSWLANIHEAFQEARESCEPTMFSMEQLLYQIGKDPRTERDVLAILQPIYDKMLRDEVTNRQMLQERGIAFVNQNSTSSKRKRSGLAFNSREHDECDYCRATLFLSKVKGLTGRNESLCLEHALKLMDVGRYSLRDISQSEVHVLVTVKELNTVGDDIKRRLQNIKRL, encoded by the exons ATGAGACC GGCACGTTCGCGTCGGGTACAGGCGCAGCGAAAATTTGCGCAGGGGGCTTATATGCCACCTGCTGCGGTCGCCGTTGTCACAACCGACACTCGGCAAAATACAGTCCAGGATCCCAACGTGACCATAAACCACGTATCCGCGACAAGCTTGCTAGACACCGTAGCTATGGAAG GTCTCCACACACATTTACAACCTGTAGTGCTGCTGGAGAGGCTTCGTGGTAGGAAACCGAGCAGCGACGCGCCGCCGAGCCCCGCGCCCCCGAGCCCCGCGCCCCCTATTTGTGCACCGCCCCCTCCTGCTTCTCCTGCTCTCCCAGTGTTACCGCGCaccaaattaaatataatggtcaaaataaaacacacgaTGTCACTGCGCACACGACGTAAACCGACGAACAAGTATAGAGACTCCGAAAAGTTTGTCGTACCTCACAACTCTGGGAAAAGACGTACAACGAAACGGAGATTGACGAATCCAACCAGTAAGAGTTCGCAttcaaaaaaaagtcgtggGGAGCCTTCAGAATTTTCCTTGGAAGACAATCAGCCGTTAACAATATATTTTGGCAAGTGCAATAGCAAGGCAAAGGCAGAGGCGCCGGTGCAGGGAGCGGCGCAGCAGCCGGCTCAGGATCAGATGCTGCAGGCTGCTCAGGAGCCGGTGCAGGCGCCGATGCTGGAGGCTGCTCAGGAGCCCCCACCGAACCCGATGGACGAGTCGATGCAGCCGGTGCAGGAGCCGGAGCAGGATCTGATGCAGGAGGCGCTGCAGCAGCCGGTTCATGAGCTGGTGCAGCAGCCGGTTGAGGAGCCGGTGCAGCAACTGGCTCCGGAACCGGTGCAGCAACTGGCTCCGGAACCGGTGCAGCAGCCAGCTCAGGAACCGGTGCAGCAGCCAGCACAGGCTCCGGTGTGGGCACTCGATGATATAAATCGCCAGAACAGAAGTGATAACGTCCTGGAAGGAGCTGTCCCGGTTCAGTCGGAGGGAGGAGTGCCGGTGCCGTGTATTGCGCAGAAGTGGAGATCTGTGCAGGGCGTCATCAATGCCACTAAGGAAGAGCTGGACTCTCGCTGCAAACAATGCGCACCCTGTGTACGCATTGACAAATTGATGAAATTGTCGGAACTGCTCCATACTCAGCTTGACTTGCCGAACGGCAGTCATACTAATGCTAACGACGACAAAAATGACGAGGCCATGGTATCACCGGACGCAGACCAAGGCCATCTCTATCTGGACCTGCTCCCGAAACACCCCAATGTCGTGATGAAGATCAACACTCACATTGTACATGGGAAAGAACTAATGTCTGCATGTTTGATACCCAGAAATGAATCTAAGACGAACAAGCAAGAGTTTGTGCTGGAAGAACAAGAACATCTCCTTGATCAATTAATCGAGACTCTAAGTCTCAACAACAAAACCGATAACCGAGTAACCCGCAGAGCGAGCGTTTCTTCTATCGTTAGCATAACCGACGACAGTGATGACGCCGAATCTCTAAGCAGAGAGACCGAAGACCAACTGACAGTGCAGAGGAAGAAGAAGCGTCAACAGAGGCCGGCTAAGAAACGCAATAACAATTTGCGTGCGCGCGTTCAACAACAGAAACTCAAAGATTTGTTGCGCATTGAGGCTAAAGGCACTTCTCTCGCAAGGGGAAAAACCCGCGTGCAGGAACAGGTTGACGAGTCCGACTCCGACTCCGACGACGACGAAGCTACGTTAGAACAGCTTACGCCTCAAGTGCCAGAAAGCGTCACGCCTCAAGAAGAGGGCTTGGAGGTGGGAACGAGCTCCGACGCCAACGCCACTGGAACCGGCGCCTCCCCACAGACTCCTGAAGGTGGCGGTATCGTGGACGCGCCCATATTCCGCCCTACCAAAGAGGAATTTAAT gaccctattgaatattttgaaaaaatttgGCCAGAAGCGGCTAAATTTGGTATTTGTAAAGTAGTCCCTCCTGAAGGGTGGAACCCTACGTGTCGAATCACTGATGACCTGAGATTTGATGTATCAAATCAATATATTCCGCGGTTATTAAATCGCTGGGGACCAGCTGCGAGGGAACTTAGTGCTATTAAGCTTTGCCTTTACCAACAGAGAATCAAATTGGTGCGTCCGGCTGTG CTGGATGGTGTGGAAGTGAATTTGCCCAAGCTGTACCACACTATTCAAAAACACGGTGGCCTTGAGAACGTCATGAATAAGAAACGATGGACTAAAGTCTCAGATGAAATGAGATTGCCCAAGCATCCAATCCTTGACAAGAAACTAGACAATATGTATGTGAAGTATCTCCTGCCTTACGACACTCTAACAAGTC AGGAACGACAAGAAATATTGGGCAAGGTTGAAAGGGGGTGGAATAAAAAGAATCAAAAGCTTTTGGAGCGCGCGATGAACCCACTGCATCGCCAGAAGCGTATGCTCGGCTTGTCTGACAGTTCCGACGATGATTCTGAGGACGAGGAAACAGCTCTAGCTATCAGCGAAGCTGAAGACTGCATCATGAAAGGAGCTGTCATGAACCCTCCCAGATTTAaaagg GTCGCTAGACacatgtatgaaaatattttgggtCCGGGCGCGGAAGCAAATGGGCCGCCGTCTTTAGAAGAAATAGAGGAAAAATACTGGCGTTACGTGACGCAGGGCACTGAGCACCTTTGTGTTTATACCGCGGCTATCGACACGGGTGAACAGGGACACGGCTTCACCAAGAACAAGAATGAGCCTTTTGGCAAACACCCCTGGaatttaaag ATGATAAGCCAAAACCCCAGGAACATTCTTCGCTATCTGGGCCCTGTACTGGGTGTCACTGTACCCACCTTGCACTTGAGCATGCTCTTTTCAACCAGCTGCTGGCACAAGGACCCTCACACTCTACCTTGGCAGGAGTACCAACACAGTGGACCCACTAGAATCTG GTACGGAATTGCAAACGAACAGACAGATCGGTTCAGGATGGCAGTAGAGACTGTGTGCCCAACCTATGCCCAGAACAAGGGTCTTTGGCTATCTACAGACATCACAATGATCCCTCCCAATGTGCTGCGCGAACAAAACGTATGTTTGTCGCGAGTCACTCAGGCAGCTGGAGAGTTTATAGTTGCCTTCCCGAGGGCGTACACTTGTTGCATCAGTACGGGGTATACTGAGTCTGAGAGCGTGTACTTCGCTCCTGTTAGCTGGCTGGCTAATATTCACGAGGCTTTCCAG GAAGCGCGCGAGAGTTGTGAACCAACGATGTTCTCTATGGAGCAGCTACTGTACCAGATCGGCAAGGACCCGCGCACCGAAAGGGATGTATTGGCCATACTACAACCCATTTATGACAAGATGCTCCGAGATGAAGTCACCAACAGGCAGATGCTGCAGGAACGAGGAATTGCATTCGTCAACCAG AACTCGACGAGCAGTAAGCGCAAGCGATCCGGCCTCGCCTTCAACTCACGCGAGCACGACGAGTGCGATTACTGCCGCGCCACACTCTTCCTCTCCAAG gtgaAGGGGCTGACAGGTAGGAATGAGTCGCTGTGCCTTGAGCACGCCTTAAAGTTGATGGACGTCGGCCGCTACAGCCTCAGAGACATCAGTCAGTCCGAAGTCCACGTGCTCGTCACTGTAAAAGAACTCAACACGGTCGGCGATGACATCAAACGCCGCCTCCAGAACATCAAAAGGCTGTAA
- the LOC110383092 gene encoding protein Jumonji isoform X1: protein MARHHKDKARSRRVQAQRKFAQGAYMPPAAVAVVTTDTRQNTVQDPNVTINHVSATSLLDTVAMEGLHTHLQPVVLLERLRGRKPSSDAPPSPAPPSPAPPICAPPPPASPALPVLPRTKLNIMVKIKHTMSLRTRRKPTNKYRDSEKFVVPHNSGKRRTTKRRLTNPTSKSSHSKKSRGEPSEFSLEDNQPLTIYFGKCNSKAKAEAPVQGAAQQPAQDQMLQAAQEPVQAPMLEAAQEPPPNPMDESMQPVQEPEQDLMQEALQQPVHELVQQPVEEPVQQLAPEPVQQLAPEPVQQPAQEPVQQPAQAPVWALDDINRQNRSDNVLEGAVPVQSEGGVPVPCIAQKWRSVQGVINATKEELDSRCKQCAPCVRIDKLMKLSELLHTQLDLPNGSHTNANDDKNDEAMVSPDADQGHLYLDLLPKHPNVVMKINTHIVHGKELMSACLIPRNESKTNKQEFVLEEQEHLLDQLIETLSLNNKTDNRVTRRASVSSIVSITDDSDDAESLSRETEDQLTVQRKKKRQQRPAKKRNNNLRARVQQQKLKDLLRIEAKGTSLARGKTRVQEQVDESDSDSDDDEATLEQLTPQVPESVTPQEEGLEVGTSSDANATGTGASPQTPEGGGIVDAPIFRPTKEEFNDPIEYFEKIWPEAAKFGICKVVPPEGWNPTCRITDDLRFDVSNQYIPRLLNRWGPAARELSAIKLCLYQQRIKLVRPAVLDGVEVNLPKLYHTIQKHGGLENVMNKKRWTKVSDEMRLPKHPILDKKLDNMYVKYLLPYDTLTSQERQEILGKVERGWNKKNQKLLERAMNPLHRQKRMLGLSDSSDDDSEDEETALAISEAEDCIMKGAVMNPPRFKRVARHMYENILGPGAEANGPPSLEEIEEKYWRYVTQGTEHLCVYTAAIDTGEQGHGFTKNKNEPFGKHPWNLKMISQNPRNILRYLGPVLGVTVPTLHLSMLFSTSCWHKDPHTLPWQEYQHSGPTRIWYGIANEQTDRFRMAVETVCPTYAQNKGLWLSTDITMIPPNVLREQNVCLSRVTQAAGEFIVAFPRAYTCCISTGYTESESVYFAPVSWLANIHEAFQEARESCEPTMFSMEQLLYQIGKDPRTERDVLAILQPIYDKMLRDEVTNRQMLQERGIAFVNQNSTSSKRKRSGLAFNSREHDECDYCRATLFLSKVKGLTGRNESLCLEHALKLMDVGRYSLRDISQSEVHVLVTVKELNTVGDDIKRRLQNIKRL, encoded by the exons ATGGCGCGCCATCATAAAGATAA GGCACGTTCGCGTCGGGTACAGGCGCAGCGAAAATTTGCGCAGGGGGCTTATATGCCACCTGCTGCGGTCGCCGTTGTCACAACCGACACTCGGCAAAATACAGTCCAGGATCCCAACGTGACCATAAACCACGTATCCGCGACAAGCTTGCTAGACACCGTAGCTATGGAAG GTCTCCACACACATTTACAACCTGTAGTGCTGCTGGAGAGGCTTCGTGGTAGGAAACCGAGCAGCGACGCGCCGCCGAGCCCCGCGCCCCCGAGCCCCGCGCCCCCTATTTGTGCACCGCCCCCTCCTGCTTCTCCTGCTCTCCCAGTGTTACCGCGCaccaaattaaatataatggtcaaaataaaacacacgaTGTCACTGCGCACACGACGTAAACCGACGAACAAGTATAGAGACTCCGAAAAGTTTGTCGTACCTCACAACTCTGGGAAAAGACGTACAACGAAACGGAGATTGACGAATCCAACCAGTAAGAGTTCGCAttcaaaaaaaagtcgtggGGAGCCTTCAGAATTTTCCTTGGAAGACAATCAGCCGTTAACAATATATTTTGGCAAGTGCAATAGCAAGGCAAAGGCAGAGGCGCCGGTGCAGGGAGCGGCGCAGCAGCCGGCTCAGGATCAGATGCTGCAGGCTGCTCAGGAGCCGGTGCAGGCGCCGATGCTGGAGGCTGCTCAGGAGCCCCCACCGAACCCGATGGACGAGTCGATGCAGCCGGTGCAGGAGCCGGAGCAGGATCTGATGCAGGAGGCGCTGCAGCAGCCGGTTCATGAGCTGGTGCAGCAGCCGGTTGAGGAGCCGGTGCAGCAACTGGCTCCGGAACCGGTGCAGCAACTGGCTCCGGAACCGGTGCAGCAGCCAGCTCAGGAACCGGTGCAGCAGCCAGCACAGGCTCCGGTGTGGGCACTCGATGATATAAATCGCCAGAACAGAAGTGATAACGTCCTGGAAGGAGCTGTCCCGGTTCAGTCGGAGGGAGGAGTGCCGGTGCCGTGTATTGCGCAGAAGTGGAGATCTGTGCAGGGCGTCATCAATGCCACTAAGGAAGAGCTGGACTCTCGCTGCAAACAATGCGCACCCTGTGTACGCATTGACAAATTGATGAAATTGTCGGAACTGCTCCATACTCAGCTTGACTTGCCGAACGGCAGTCATACTAATGCTAACGACGACAAAAATGACGAGGCCATGGTATCACCGGACGCAGACCAAGGCCATCTCTATCTGGACCTGCTCCCGAAACACCCCAATGTCGTGATGAAGATCAACACTCACATTGTACATGGGAAAGAACTAATGTCTGCATGTTTGATACCCAGAAATGAATCTAAGACGAACAAGCAAGAGTTTGTGCTGGAAGAACAAGAACATCTCCTTGATCAATTAATCGAGACTCTAAGTCTCAACAACAAAACCGATAACCGAGTAACCCGCAGAGCGAGCGTTTCTTCTATCGTTAGCATAACCGACGACAGTGATGACGCCGAATCTCTAAGCAGAGAGACCGAAGACCAACTGACAGTGCAGAGGAAGAAGAAGCGTCAACAGAGGCCGGCTAAGAAACGCAATAACAATTTGCGTGCGCGCGTTCAACAACAGAAACTCAAAGATTTGTTGCGCATTGAGGCTAAAGGCACTTCTCTCGCAAGGGGAAAAACCCGCGTGCAGGAACAGGTTGACGAGTCCGACTCCGACTCCGACGACGACGAAGCTACGTTAGAACAGCTTACGCCTCAAGTGCCAGAAAGCGTCACGCCTCAAGAAGAGGGCTTGGAGGTGGGAACGAGCTCCGACGCCAACGCCACTGGAACCGGCGCCTCCCCACAGACTCCTGAAGGTGGCGGTATCGTGGACGCGCCCATATTCCGCCCTACCAAAGAGGAATTTAAT gaccctattgaatattttgaaaaaatttgGCCAGAAGCGGCTAAATTTGGTATTTGTAAAGTAGTCCCTCCTGAAGGGTGGAACCCTACGTGTCGAATCACTGATGACCTGAGATTTGATGTATCAAATCAATATATTCCGCGGTTATTAAATCGCTGGGGACCAGCTGCGAGGGAACTTAGTGCTATTAAGCTTTGCCTTTACCAACAGAGAATCAAATTGGTGCGTCCGGCTGTG CTGGATGGTGTGGAAGTGAATTTGCCCAAGCTGTACCACACTATTCAAAAACACGGTGGCCTTGAGAACGTCATGAATAAGAAACGATGGACTAAAGTCTCAGATGAAATGAGATTGCCCAAGCATCCAATCCTTGACAAGAAACTAGACAATATGTATGTGAAGTATCTCCTGCCTTACGACACTCTAACAAGTC AGGAACGACAAGAAATATTGGGCAAGGTTGAAAGGGGGTGGAATAAAAAGAATCAAAAGCTTTTGGAGCGCGCGATGAACCCACTGCATCGCCAGAAGCGTATGCTCGGCTTGTCTGACAGTTCCGACGATGATTCTGAGGACGAGGAAACAGCTCTAGCTATCAGCGAAGCTGAAGACTGCATCATGAAAGGAGCTGTCATGAACCCTCCCAGATTTAaaagg GTCGCTAGACacatgtatgaaaatattttgggtCCGGGCGCGGAAGCAAATGGGCCGCCGTCTTTAGAAGAAATAGAGGAAAAATACTGGCGTTACGTGACGCAGGGCACTGAGCACCTTTGTGTTTATACCGCGGCTATCGACACGGGTGAACAGGGACACGGCTTCACCAAGAACAAGAATGAGCCTTTTGGCAAACACCCCTGGaatttaaag ATGATAAGCCAAAACCCCAGGAACATTCTTCGCTATCTGGGCCCTGTACTGGGTGTCACTGTACCCACCTTGCACTTGAGCATGCTCTTTTCAACCAGCTGCTGGCACAAGGACCCTCACACTCTACCTTGGCAGGAGTACCAACACAGTGGACCCACTAGAATCTG GTACGGAATTGCAAACGAACAGACAGATCGGTTCAGGATGGCAGTAGAGACTGTGTGCCCAACCTATGCCCAGAACAAGGGTCTTTGGCTATCTACAGACATCACAATGATCCCTCCCAATGTGCTGCGCGAACAAAACGTATGTTTGTCGCGAGTCACTCAGGCAGCTGGAGAGTTTATAGTTGCCTTCCCGAGGGCGTACACTTGTTGCATCAGTACGGGGTATACTGAGTCTGAGAGCGTGTACTTCGCTCCTGTTAGCTGGCTGGCTAATATTCACGAGGCTTTCCAG GAAGCGCGCGAGAGTTGTGAACCAACGATGTTCTCTATGGAGCAGCTACTGTACCAGATCGGCAAGGACCCGCGCACCGAAAGGGATGTATTGGCCATACTACAACCCATTTATGACAAGATGCTCCGAGATGAAGTCACCAACAGGCAGATGCTGCAGGAACGAGGAATTGCATTCGTCAACCAG AACTCGACGAGCAGTAAGCGCAAGCGATCCGGCCTCGCCTTCAACTCACGCGAGCACGACGAGTGCGATTACTGCCGCGCCACACTCTTCCTCTCCAAG gtgaAGGGGCTGACAGGTAGGAATGAGTCGCTGTGCCTTGAGCACGCCTTAAAGTTGATGGACGTCGGCCGCTACAGCCTCAGAGACATCAGTCAGTCCGAAGTCCACGTGCTCGTCACTGTAAAAGAACTCAACACGGTCGGCGATGACATCAAACGCCGCCTCCAGAACATCAAAAGGCTGTAA